The Vulcanimicrobium alpinum sequence AACGCGCTCGCGAGCGTCTCGGCGTCATCTCCGTGCAGGAGCGCCGCCGCCGCGGTCGCGCCGAACACGCCCGCCGTCGCCGTGGGATGAAAGCCGCGCGCGTAGTGCGCCATCGGGTTCAGCGCGAGGCCGATGCGCACCGCGACGTCGTAACCGGCGACAATCGCGGCGATCAGCGGCATGCCGCCCGAATGCAGGCGTTCCGCTTCGGCCAGGGCAGCGGCCGCGACCGGCGCGCCCGGATGCAGCGACGCACGCTCGTGCGTATCGTCGAAATCCAGCACGTGGAAGTTGCACCCGTTGACGAGCGCCGCATACTGCGGCGCGAACATCGGCCCGTACCCGATCCCGGTGCAGATCCCGCCGGCACCGAGCGCGCCGAGCGCGCGCTCGACGGCCGCGCTGGTCGCGCTTTCGAACCGCGCGCGCACGGCGCACCCGATCAGGTCGAGCAGCGCCTGTTTCGCGTGCTCGACGATCGCCGCATCGAAGGGCTCATCGCGGCACGCCAGGGCGCGCACTGCGAGCGCGGCGGTGACTCCCGGCGGAGCGGCGACCGCACCGGTCTGCGGCATCATTCGCCGCTCAATCTCACGATCGCGCCGGGTTAAGGCGAGGGCCCGTACGACGCGGTGAGATAGTCGACGATCTGCGCCGCCGCCACGTCGGGGATCGCCGCTCCGTACGCCTTGCGCATCTTCGTGACTTCCGCGTCCCAATGCGCGCGGTCGAGCGGCGGCTGGGTCGAGACGTACGCCGACGAATGACAGGTCAGGCAGTACGTCGACGCGGCGACGGAACCCGGACCCGGCTTGTATTGAAACGACAGATCGCCCGGCAGGGTGATGCTCGCGGTGGAGACGCCGGCGGCGGCAGGTGCGACGGCCGCGCGCGACACCGTCACGGCGGCGAGCGCGACGATCGCGCACGCTCCGGCAGCGGCAGCAAACGAGAGCGGCCTCATGCGACGGTGACCTTGTACTGCTCGATGACGTTGCGCATGTAGCCTCCGGGATTCCAGATCGGCGCCGTCGTCTGCGTTGCGCCGTCGTTGGCGACCGCGCGGCATGCGAGCGTCGCGGCGCCCGGGCGCAGCGTCGCATCGGCCGTCCAGCGGCGGAACGAGTACCTTCCGTAGTCGCGCTCGAGCCTCGCCGGCGTCCACGTCGTGCCGCCGTCCGGCGAGAACTCCACCGACTTGATCCCGCTGCCGCCGTCGAACGCGATCCCGCGGACCGTGACGCTTCCCGCTTTGATCGTTTGTCCGCTCGCGATGTTGGTGACGAACGAACGCACGGCCATCCGATTGATCGGGATCGTCGGATAGTCTTTGTCGGACGGCGCGACGCTGTGCCGCGGCGTATCGGGGATTCGATACGCGGTCTTCATCCAAAACTGATCGTCGACGTGGTCGATCGCCGTGATCTCGCTGAGCATCTTCACCCAATACGTCGAGTACCAGCCGGGCACGACCAGACGGACCGGGAAGCCGTTGAGCACCGGCAGCGGCGCGCCGTTCATCTCGTAGGCGACGATGACGTCGTCGCCGCGCGCGACGTCGACATCGAGCGATTTCTTGAAGTCGCGCGTCGCGGCGATCGTGGGTTCGTCGAGCCCGTTGAATTGGACTTGCTTTGCGCCGGGCTTCAGCCCGGCGCGGTCGAGGATCTCGCGCAGCCGCACGCCGGTCCACAGCGCGTTGCCCATCGCGCCGTTCTGCCACTGACCGCCGGCCGGACGCGGATCGAAGAACCCGCGGCTGTTCCCGGAGCACTGGTTCACTGCCGCGATCTGCACGGCCGGCATGCGCCGCAGGTCGGCGACCGAGAGCGAGAGCGTCTTGGCGACCGCGCCGCCGACCGCGATGCGGTGCGCGGCGCCGTCGATCGACGTGGGGATGTTCGCGAGATGCCAGCGTACGAAGAACGCGTCGTTGGGCGTGAAGACGCCGTCGTCGAACACCGCGAACGGCGTCTCCAACTGCGGCGGCCGCGGCGTCAGCACCATCAGCGGCCGCTTCTGCGGAAACGCGACTAGCGGCCGGTCGCCGTTGGCGAACACGCCCGGAACGACCGTCTGCGCCGATGCCGGCGCGGCGAACGCGCTCAGCACCGCCGCCGACGCCGAAGCGAGAAAGGCGCGACGAGATTCGCACATGCAGGAGAAATGCGGGGAATCGCTCGTCCCGACCTTGTAGAGGCCGTGATGACCGACGAGAGCGCCGCCGTCGCGGATGCGGTGGAGTCGACGGCGCTGGTCCGCACGATCGCGTCGATCCGCGAGCGTTGGCGGGCGATCGCCGAATCCGCGCACGGCGCGTTCGTGCGCGGCCAGAGCACCGAACTCTCCCGCCGCGAGGCCGACCGGGTGCGTGACGAGTTCGCGGCCTGCATCGCCGGCCGCGGCGGCGACGTCTCCTCGCGCGGGCGCGCGGCGGCCTTGGGCCAACTCTACCTCGGGCTCGGCGATCCGGGCCGCACGGCGTTCCTGCGCATCCTCGCCGAGTATCAGCCCGACGGCCGCGCCGTCGCCGAGCTGGCGAAGATGCCGTCCGAGGAACGGGCCGGCGCGCGCGAGCACCGCCTGCGCGACCTTCGGGCGGCGCTCGAACCTCCCGCGCAGCGCGTCTTCCGCCAGTTCAACAGCCTGCCGGCCGGGATCAAGTTCCTCGTCGACCTGCGCGCCGATCTGCTGCGCTTCCGCGAAACCGACCACGCGCTCGCGCGGCTCGAACGCGATCTGCACGAACTGCTGGCATCGTGGTTCGACATCGGGTTTTTGACGCTGCAGCGGATCACGTGGGATGCGCCCGCGTCGCTGCTGGAGCGGCTGGCGGGATACGAAGCGGTGCACGAAGTCCGCAACTGGCGCGATTTGAAGAATCGGCTCGACACCGATCGCCGCTGCTATGCGTTCTTCCACCCGCTGATGCCCGACGAACCGCTGATCTTCATCGAGATCGCGCTCGTTTCGAACGTCTCCGAATCGATCGCGCCGCTGCTCGACACGGCGGCGCCGCTGGAGAATCCGCGCGAAGCGACGACCGCGATCTTCTACTCGATCTCGAACTGTCAGCGCGGTCTTGCCGGGATCAGCTTCGGCAACGCGCTGATCAAGCGCGTCGTGCGCGATCTCGCGCGCGAGTTTCCGCAGCTGCGCACGTTTTCGACGCTCTCGCCGATCCCGGGCTTTCTGCCGTGGCTCTCCGCGCGCGAACGACCCGATGCGCCGCTCGCCGTTGCGCTCGCGCGGCGCGGCTGGTACCGTGACGCGAGCATCGTTGCGGCGGTGCGCGAACCGCTGCTGCGCTTGTGCGCGCACTACCTCGTCGAGGAACGGCGGCAGGACGGGACGGTGCGCGATCCCGTCGCGCACTTCCATCTGAGCAACGGCGCGCGGATCGAGCGCATCAACTGGCTCGGCGACTGCTCCGCCAAGGGTTTGCGCGACTCGGCCGGGATGATGGTCAATTACCTCTACCGTCCCGAGCAGATCGACGACAATCACGAAGCGTACACGACCAGCGGCAAGATCGCGCACTCGCCGGCCGTGGCGACGCTGCTGCGCTAGCTGTCGAGACTACGCAGATGGGCGACAGCTTCAACGCCTATCCGGTCGCCGCGCTGCGCGGCTCGCCCGAAACGTGCGAAGCGCTGAGTGCGCTCCTGATCGAGACGGTGGCGAACGACGGATCGGTCGGCTTCATGCACCCGCTCGACGCGCAGGCGGCGCGCGCGTTCTGGTCCGCGTCGCTCGCCGCCGCCGAACGCGACGAGCGGATCGTCTTCGGCGCCCGGGACGGCGACGCACTGGTCGGGACGGTCACGCTGCAGTTGACGCTCCCCCGAATCAGCCGCACCGCGCGGAGATCGCGAAGCTCATGACGCGTCCGAGCCATCGCGGCCGCGGCATCGGTGCGGCGCTCGTGCGAGCCGCCGAGGCGCAGGCCGCCGAGCGCGGCCGCACGCTGCTCGTGCTCGACACCGCGAGCGACGGCCGGGCGGCCGGGCTGTACGAGCAGCTCGGCTACACGTTCGCCGGCGAGATCCCCGGCTACGCGCTCACGCCGTACGGCGCGCTCTCCGGGACGCGCATCTACTGGAAACGGCTCCCTCCCTCGCCGTGACGGCACGAGGCAAAGCGGCCGGAGCGGGCGAACAGGCGCGCTCCGGCGCTTGGCGGCCGGACCGAAGGGAACGATCTCGTGGCTGAACGCAAGGACCACGCGCTGCGCGCGTTCATCCGCGATGCGCGGGCGCGGCTCACCCCCGCGGACGTGGGGCTCCACGGCGGCGGCAGGCGCCGCGTCAAAGGGCTGCGTCGCGGGGAAGTCGCCGAACTCGCCGGGATCAGCGAAGCCTGGTACACGCGCTTCGAAA is a genomic window containing:
- a CDS encoding molybdopterin-dependent oxidoreductase encodes the protein MCESRRAFLASASAAVLSAFAAPASAQTVVPGVFANGDRPLVAFPQKRPLMVLTPRPPQLETPFAVFDDGVFTPNDAFFVRWHLANIPTSIDGAAHRIAVGGAVAKTLSLSVADLRRMPAVQIAAVNQCSGNSRGFFDPRPAGGQWQNGAMGNALWTGVRLREILDRAGLKPGAKQVQFNGLDEPTIAATRDFKKSLDVDVARGDDVIVAYEMNGAPLPVLNGFPVRLVVPGWYSTYWVKMLSEITAIDHVDDQFWMKTAYRIPDTPRHSVAPSDKDYPTIPINRMAVRSFVTNIASGQTIKAGSVTVRGIAFDGGSGIKSVEFSPDGGTTWTPARLERDYGRYSFRRWTADATLRPGAATLACRAVANDGATQTTAPIWNPGGYMRNVIEQYKVTVA
- a CDS encoding malonyl-CoA decarboxylase, with protein sequence MRGIARPDLVEAVMTDESAAVADAVESTALVRTIASIRERWRAIAESAHGAFVRGQSTELSRREADRVRDEFAACIAGRGGDVSSRGRAAALGQLYLGLGDPGRTAFLRILAEYQPDGRAVAELAKMPSEERAGAREHRLRDLRAALEPPAQRVFRQFNSLPAGIKFLVDLRADLLRFRETDHALARLERDLHELLASWFDIGFLTLQRITWDAPASLLERLAGYEAVHEVRNWRDLKNRLDTDRRCYAFFHPLMPDEPLIFIEIALVSNVSESIAPLLDTAAPLENPREATTAIFYSISNCQRGLAGISFGNALIKRVVRDLAREFPQLRTFSTLSPIPGFLPWLSARERPDAPLAVALARRGWYRDASIVAAVREPLLRLCAHYLVEERRQDGTVRDPVAHFHLSNGARIERINWLGDCSAKGLRDSAGMMVNYLYRPEQIDDNHEAYTTSGKIAHSPAVATLLR